One window of the Rosa rugosa chromosome 3, drRosRugo1.1, whole genome shotgun sequence genome contains the following:
- the LOC133740405 gene encoding uncharacterized protein LOC133740405 — MNMNNGYREPDNSFCYFHPKEVVVGVCALCLTERLLELAARKGRHRSTQSFSHRPITLPKIFAFSSFLNRKPDYLDQEASTSQEDSFISIKFEENGVASWEKNKVSKVSLDHCNMPWNHNFSKDSKDAKETKSVIEHGKAHTPLRWRKRIGHLFQLNRWKRSNKGSVCHVSNKVEGVKVRKGWIRSLTKRRGSME; from the exons ATGAACATGAACAATGGGTATAGAGAACCAGACAACTCGTTTTGCTATTTCCACCCAAAAGAGGTGGTTGTGGGGGTCTGTGCCCTGTGCTTGACTGAGAGGCTTCTCGAATTGGCTGCCAGAAAAGGCCGCCATAGAAGCACCCAAAGCTTCAGTCACAGACCCATTACTCTTCCAAAGATCTTTGCTTTCAGCTCTTTCCTCAATCGGAAGCCAGATTACTTGGATCAAGAAGCTTCCACCAGCCAAGAag ATTCATTCATATCAATCAAGTTTGAAGAGAATGGAGTTGCCTCGTGGGAGAAGAACAAGGTATCCAAAGTCTCTTTAGACCATTGCAACATGCCCTGGAATCACAACTTTAGCAAAGACTCCAAGGATGCCAAAGAGACCAAGAGTGTGATAGAGCATGGGAAAGCTCATACACCACTTAGGTGGCGGAAGCGGATCGGACATCTCTTCCAGCTCAATAGATGGAAGAGATCCAACAAGGGCAGTGTGTGCCATGTGAGCAACAAGGTAGAAGGAGTCAAGGTAAGGAAGGGCTGGATAAGAAGTCTGACAAAGAGGAGAGGGTCCATGGAATAA
- the LOC133736815 gene encoding protein PLASTID MOVEMENT IMPAIRED 1, whose product MAAAENSSGGGRRNSNTQLLEELEALSESLYQSHTSTTTTRRTASLALPRSSNPAIPSRDEIAAAAKVEEIKANSTKPLRRRLSLSPWRSRPNENEHKDRGKGTSSINQLELKSNVEERSSSKEKKGIWNWKPIRAISHIGMHKISCLFSVEVVSAQGLPASMNGLRLSICVRKKESKDGAVQTMPSRVTQGAADFEETLFFRCHVYCSSGQGKPMKFEPRPFWIYVFAVDAEELDFGRNSVDLSQLIQESIEKSHEGKRIRQWDKSFRLSGKAKGGELVLKLGFQIMEKDGGVGIYSTSQASRTFSSSFARKQSKTSFSVPSPKLSSREAWTPSQIGQSAHDLHGIDELNLDEPNPVPVSSSSSAQKPKEPEALKVEDLDLPDFEVVDKGVEFQDKEGEYGEAQSEISLDEKSAISSEVVKEIVQDQVHMKRLTELDSIAQQIKALESMMGKEKTVAKDEEIGSQILEADEETVTKEFLQMLEDEDIINEYKLTQSDIPPLQLEGAEDSTEAESAVFLPDLGKSLGCVVQTRDGGYLAAMNPLDTVVARKDTPKLAMQISKPFVLPWDQSMSGFELFQRIAAIGLDELNSQISTLTSMDDLMDKTAEQIAFEGIASAIIQGRNKEGASSSAARTIAAVKTMATAMSAGRKERISTGIWNVNENPLTAEEILAFSMQKIESMALEALKIQAEMAEEEAPFDVSPLIGTTATGGKVQNQPLASSISLEDWIKDHSLVGVDDLLQPGGGHTETITLAVVVQLRDPVRRYEAVGGPMIAVIYATRADNTGAVDKNEEEEKRFKVASLHVGGLRVRSKGVRRNAWDSEKQRLTAMQWLVAYGFAKAGKKGKHSVSSKGQDLLWSISSRVMGDMWLKYMRNPDVKFTN is encoded by the coding sequence ATGGCGGCAGCAGAGAATTCATCAGGTGGCGGAAGGAGGAATTCCAACACTCAGCTCCTGGAAGAGCTAGAAGCGCTCAGTGAGTCACTCTACCAATCCCACACGTCCACCACTACCACTCGAAGAACTGCCTCCCTTGCTCTTCCGCGAAGCTCGAATCCTGCAATCCCATCAAGAGATGAAATTGCTGCCGCGGCTAAAGTTGAGGAGATCAAAGCCAATAGCACCAAACCACTGAGAAGACGTTTGTCTTTGTCGCCTTGGCGCTCACGTCCAAACGAAAATGAACACAAAGATCGAGGCAAGGGGACGAGTAGTATTAATCAGCTGGAGCTGAAGAGCAATGTGGAGGAGAGATCAAGTAGCAAAGAGAAAAAGGGTATTTGGAATTGGAAGCCGATTCGTGCTATATCCCACATTGGAATGCACAAGATCAGCTGCTTGTTTTCGGTAGAGGTTGTCAGTGCACAAGGCCTTCCTGCTTCGATGAATGGCCTTCGTCTTTCGATTTGTGTTAGGAAGAAGGAGAGCAAAGACGGAGCAGTTCAAACAATGCCATCAAGGGTCACACAAGGAGCTGCAGATTTCGAAGAGACCCTTTTCTTTAGGTGCCATGTCTATTGTAGTTCTGGCCAGGGGAAGCCGATGAAGTTTGAGCCACGGCCCTTTTGGATATATGTGTTTGCAGTTGATGCTGAGGAGCttgattttgggagaaattCCGTGGATTTGAGTCAGCTGATTCAGGAGTCCATTGAGAAGAGCCATGAAGGTAAACGAATTCGCCAATGGGATAAGAGCTTTAGATTGTCAGGGAAGGCAAAAGGTGGGGAGCTTGTTCTGAAGTTGGGGTTTCAGATTATGGAGAAAGATGGAGGAGTTGGAATCTATAGTACTAGTCAAGCTTCCAGGACATTCTCGTCTTCTTTTGCAAGGAAGCAGTCGAAGACTTCTTTTAGTGTGCCTAGTCCAAAGCTATCAAGCAGAGAAGCATGGACTCCTTCACAAATAGGACAATCTGCTCATGATCTTCATGGAATCGATGAGCTGAATCTTGATGAACCCAACCCAGTTCCAGtatcctcttcttcttcggcgCAGAAGCCAAAAGAACCAGAAGCACTGAAGGTAGAGGATCTTGATCTCCCAGACTTCGAAGTAGTGGATAAGGGAGTTGAATTCCAAGACAAGGAAGGGGAATATGGGGAAGCACAATCAGAAATATCCCTTGATGAAAAATCAGCAATATCGAGTGAGGTTGTGAAGGAAATTGTGCAAGACCAAGTGCATATGAAAAGATTGACAGAGCTGGATTCGATTGCTCAGCAGATTAAAGCTCTTGAATCTATGATGGGGAAAGAAAAAACTGTCGCCAAAGACGAAGAAATTGGATCACAAATATTGGAGGCAGATGAAGAAACAGTTACCAAGGAGTTCCTTCAAATGCTTGAGGATGAGGATATCATAAATGAGTATAAGCTCACCCAAAGTGATATTCCACCATTACAGCTTGAAGGAGCTGAGGATTCCACAGAGGCTGAATCCGCAGTATTCCTTCCTGATCTAGGAAAGAGCTTAGGCTGTGTGGTTCAAACCAGAGATGGAGGTTACTTGGCAGCCATGAATCCTCTGGATACTGTGGTAGCAAGGAAAGATACACCGAAACTTGCCATGCAAATATCAAAACCATTTGTTTTGCCATGGGACCAGTCCATGAGTGGCTTCGAATTGTTCCAAAGGATTGCAGCCATTGGACTCGATGAATtgaattcccaaatttcaactTTGACGAGCATGGATGACCTGATGGATAAAACCGCAGAACAGATAGCTTTCGAAGGCATTGCTTCCGCAATCATCCAAGGGAGGAACAAAGAAGGTGCAAGCTCGAGTGCTGCACGAACCATTGCTGCTGTGAAAACCATGGCAACTGCAATGAGTGCCGGTAGAAAAGAGAGGATTTCCACAGGGATTTGGAATGTGAATGAAAACCCGTTAACAGCAGAGGAGATTCTTGCATTCTCAATGCAGAAAATTGAGTCCATGGCTCTTGAAGCTTTGAAGATTCAGGCTGAAATGGCAGAGGAAGAAGCCCCATTTGATGTTTCGCCATTGATTGGCACCACAGCAACTGGAGGAAAAGTTCAAAATCAACCACTTGCTTCTTCAATATCGCTCGAGGACTGGATCAAAGACCACAGCTTGGTTGGTGTAGATGACTTATTACAACCAGGTGGTGGTCATACCGAGACAATCACACTGGCAGTGGTTGTTCAGCTGAGGGATCCGGTAAGGCGGTATGAGGCTGTAGGAGGCCCAATGATTGCAGTTATCTATGCAACAAGAGCTGATAACACCGGTGCAGTGGATAagaatgaggaggaggagaagagatTCAAAGTGGCGAGTTTGCATGTTGGAGGGTTAAGGGTGAGGTCAAAAGGCGTTAGGAGAAATGCATGGGACAGTGAGAAGCAGAGACTAACTGCAATGCAGTGGCTGGTGGCTTATGGATTTGCAAAGGCAGGGAAGAAAGGCAAACATAGTGTGTCATCGAAAGGTCAAGATCTGTTATGGAGCatttcatcaagagtaatgGGTGATATGTGGCTCAAATACATGAGAAACCCAGATGTAAAGTTTACCAATTGA
- the LOC133739280 gene encoding esterase-like: MEYTPRVIISLFCCYMLLLHITSITVSPALALEDCEFPAIFNFGDSNSDTGGFAASIYPPPTPYGETYFHMPVGRISDGRLIVDFLATSLGHPYLSAYLDSLGTNFSHGANFATSASTIRLPDLILPAGGFSPFYLDIQYVQFRELKSRSQLIRQRGGIFASLMPKEEYFSKALYTFDIGQNDLGEGFFGNKTIQEVNASVPDIITGFSTNIKKIYDLGARSFWIHNTGPIGCVPYILVKFPSAQKDEVGCAKAYNEVAQHFNHELKQAIVQLRKDLPLAAFTYVDVYSVKYSIFKEPKKYGFELPLVACCGYGGKYNYNSSTGCGTTITVNGSQIFVGSCKNPSARVNWDGIHYTEAAAKFVFEKISTGAYSDPPLPLKQACHRSGNKKK; this comes from the exons ATGGAGTACACTCCTAGAGTTATTATTTCTCTGTTCTGCTGCTATATGCTTCTATTGCATATTACCAGTATTACTGTAAGCCCTGCCTTGGCTTTGGAAGACTGCGAGTTTCCAGCCATCTTCAACTTCGGAGACTCAAATTCGGATACTGGTGGATTCGCAGCATCCATTTATCCCCCACCTACACCTTATGGAGAGACCTATTTTCATATGCCGGTTGGAAGAATCTCAGATGGAAGACTCATTGTCGATTTCCTCG CAACGAGTCTTGGTCATCCTTATCTAAGCGCATATCTGGATTCCCTCGGGACCAATTTCTCGCATGGTGCAAATTTTGCCACTTCAGCTTCCACTATCAGACTCCCAGATCTCATTTTACCAGCCGGCGGATTTAGTCCCTTCTACCTTGATATTCAATACGTGCAGTTCCGGGAACTAAAGTCCAGATCACAACTCATAAGGCAACGAG GGGGAATATTTGCAAGTTTAATGCCCAAGGAGGAGTACTTCTCCAAAGCTTTATACACATTCGACATTGGTCAGAATGATCTTGGCGAGGGATTTTTCGGTAACAAGACTATACAGGAAGTCAATGCATCTGTTCCTGATATAATCACTGGTTTCTCAACTAATATTAAG AAAATATATGATTTGGGGGCAAGATCATTTTGGATCCACAATACGGGGCCGATTGGCTGTGTCCCTTACATTTTGGTGAAATTCCCATCAGCTCAGAAAGATGAGGTTGGCTGTGCAAAGGCTTACAATGAAGTAGCTCAACATTTTAACCACGAGCTGAAGCAGGCCATAGTTCAACTCAGGAAGGATCTTCCTTTGGCTGCATTCACTTATGTAGATGTGTATTCCGTCAAATATTCTATTTTCAAGGAACCCAAAAAATATG GATTTGAGCTCCCACTTGTTGCTTGTTGTGGCTATGGTGGTAAGTACAACTATAACAGTAGTACAGGATGTGGAACAACAATCACAGTCAATGGAAGTCAAATCTTTGTTGGCTCATGCAAGAACCCATCAGCTAGAGTGAACTGGGATGGGATTCATTATACTGAGGCAGCTGCGAAAtttgtttttgagaaaatcTCAACTGGAGCATATTCAGATCCACCTCTGCCATTGAAACAAGCATGCCACAGGAGTGgaaataagaaaaaataa